A single window of Alphaproteobacteria bacterium DNA harbors:
- a CDS encoding TerC family protein codes for MDILLSGEIWAALLSLTALEIVLGIDNLVFLTVTASRLPEHQRAMAQRIGLLLALGMRVLLLASAVWLAGLTQPVFTVLEYAVSWRDVIMLAGGLFLLAKGTAEIHEAVEGEEEQQGERKGASLPLVIGQIVALDLVFSLDSVITAIGMTEVFGVMVAAVTIAIGVMMFAATPVSRFIHAHPTAKMLALSFLLLIGVALIADGLHFHIPRGYLYFAIAFSILVEALNLWAKVRRKRAEAAKAGEAG; via the coding sequence ATGGATATCCTGTTGAGCGGCGAAATCTGGGCCGCTCTGTTGTCGCTGACGGCGTTGGAAATCGTGTTGGGGATCGACAATCTGGTCTTCCTGACAGTGACCGCCAGCCGTTTGCCGGAGCACCAGCGGGCCATGGCCCAGCGCATCGGCCTGTTGCTGGCCCTGGGCATGCGGGTGCTGCTGCTGGCGAGCGCCGTCTGGCTCGCGGGCCTGACCCAACCGGTGTTCACGGTGCTCGAATACGCGGTCTCCTGGCGGGACGTGATCATGCTGGCCGGCGGCCTGTTCCTGCTGGCCAAGGGCACGGCGGAGATCCACGAGGCGGTGGAAGGCGAGGAGGAGCAGCAGGGCGAGCGCAAGGGCGCGTCCCTGCCCCTGGTCATCGGTCAGATCGTGGCACTGGACCTGGTGTTTTCGCTCGACAGCGTGATTACGGCCATCGGCATGACGGAGGTGTTCGGGGTAATGGTGGCCGCGGTGACGATTGCGATCGGGGTGATGATGTTCGCGGCCACGCCGGTCTCGCGTTTCATCCACGCCCACCCGACCGCCAAAATGCTGGCCCTGAGCTTTCTGCTGCTGATCGGCGTGGCGCTGATCGCCGACGGTCTGCATTTCCACATTCCGCGCGGCTATCTTTATTTCGCCATCGCCTTCTCGATCCTGGTGGAAGCGCTGAACCTGTGGGCGAAGGTGCGGCGCAAGCGGGCCGAAGCCGCAAAGGCCGGCGAGGCGGGCTGA